Proteins encoded by one window of Deltaproteobacteria bacterium:
- a CDS encoding BON domain-containing protein, whose protein sequence is MNITIKATSTGFLVVFLSMYFLLLIGCGPAVVVGTAAGAYATMSDERPVESQLSDSTITLKVTSRLFEDPEIRSVNLDIDTYQGVVHLNGVMLSKEQIAKVIQLTGSVNGVRMINNNLQLKQ, encoded by the coding sequence ATGAACATCACGATCAAAGCAACGAGTACAGGCTTCCTGGTGGTTTTTTTGTCAATGTATTTTCTGCTTTTAATTGGCTGCGGTCCCGCTGTTGTGGTTGGAACGGCGGCGGGAGCGTACGCCACTATGAGCGACGAGCGCCCGGTGGAGTCTCAGCTCAGCGACTCGACGATCACGCTGAAGGTCACGAGCAGATTATTCGAAGATCCCGAGATCAGGTCGGTGAACCTCGACATCGATACATACCAGGGGGTTGTTCATCTGAACGGGGTTATGCTCTCGAAGGAACAGATTGCGAAAGTCATCCAACTGACCGGTAGTGTGAACGGGGTTCGGATGATCAACAACAATCTTCAACTCAAGCAGTGA
- the gyrA gene encoding DNA gyrase subunit A, with product MEVGHQQQIPVSIEDEIKKSYLDYAMSVIIGRALPDVRDGLKPVHRRVLFAMRELKNEWNKPYKKSARVVGDVIGKYHPHGDAAVYDALVRLAQDFSMRYPLVDGQGNFGSVDGDSPAAMRYTEVRMAKLVHEFMEDLEKETVDFEANYDSTLEEPTVLPSRVPDLLINGSSGIAVGMATNIPPHNLGEVIDAILAVIENPQIKLDGLMKLLPGPDFPTAGFIYGTKGIRDAYATGRGSIKARARSVIETLPRKNLTQIVITEIPYQVNKARLIEKIVELVKEKRIEGIVDIRDESDREGMRIVLVLRKDANPHVILNQLYKFTQMQIAFGVILLAIVNRRPEVLTLKEIIEHFIDHRKEVIFRRTRFELRQAEERAHILEGLKIALDHLDEVIALIRSSSTVQEARTGLMEHFGLSERQSTAILEMRLQRLTGMERDKIEQEYNELLKQIEYFRSVLNSERLVLKIASDELCEIRKNYSDERRTEIIPDTEELEVEDLIAEEDMIVTISNRGYIKRNALSIYRAQRRGGRGKTGMETLSEDFVEHLFMGSTHDTFLFFTNLGRAYWLKVHEIPQAGRVAKGKALVNLLALQPGESIATVLNVGSFEEDRYIIIATRRGLVKKTPLSAYANRRANGIIAIEIDENDELIAARVTNGSQHVLLASKKGKCVRFREQEARSMGRVAKGVIGMRLDEGDDVVALQVLDEHGSETILTVTENGYGKRTPNESYRVQGRGGKGIIDIRTTARNGDVIGMSIVSDQDDIMLITNRGIAIRFEVREISIIGRATQGVRLKTVEPGEKVVGIAKLAEKEED from the coding sequence ATGGAAGTCGGCCATCAGCAACAGATCCCAGTAAGCATTGAAGACGAAATCAAGAAGTCCTATCTGGATTACGCCATGAGCGTGATCATCGGACGCGCGTTGCCCGACGTGCGGGATGGTCTGAAACCGGTCCATCGCCGGGTTCTCTTCGCCATGCGGGAATTGAAGAACGAATGGAACAAGCCGTACAAGAAATCGGCCCGAGTCGTCGGTGATGTCATCGGTAAATATCATCCTCATGGAGACGCCGCCGTGTACGACGCCCTGGTGCGCCTGGCCCAGGACTTTTCCATGCGCTACCCCCTGGTGGACGGTCAGGGTAACTTCGGATCCGTGGATGGAGACAGTCCCGCCGCCATGCGATATACCGAAGTGCGTATGGCCAAGTTGGTTCACGAGTTTATGGAGGATCTCGAGAAAGAAACCGTAGACTTCGAAGCCAACTACGACAGCACGCTTGAAGAGCCCACCGTGCTGCCCAGCCGTGTTCCGGACCTCCTGATCAATGGTTCGTCCGGCATCGCCGTTGGTATGGCCACCAATATCCCGCCTCACAATCTGGGCGAAGTAATAGACGCAATACTGGCCGTGATCGAGAATCCGCAAATCAAGCTGGACGGACTCATGAAGCTGCTTCCCGGTCCCGATTTTCCGACGGCCGGCTTCATTTATGGAACCAAGGGCATTCGGGACGCATATGCCACGGGAAGGGGTTCGATTAAGGCACGAGCGCGATCCGTTATCGAGACCTTACCAAGGAAAAACCTGACACAGATCGTAATTACGGAAATCCCCTATCAGGTGAACAAAGCCCGACTCATCGAGAAGATCGTGGAGCTGGTAAAGGAGAAGCGAATTGAAGGTATTGTGGATATTCGAGATGAGTCCGACAGAGAGGGTATGAGGATTGTACTGGTGCTTAGAAAAGACGCCAACCCGCATGTCATCCTCAACCAGTTGTACAAATTCACCCAGATGCAGATCGCTTTTGGGGTCATACTGCTCGCCATCGTGAACCGGCGTCCCGAAGTGCTCACATTGAAAGAAATCATCGAGCATTTCATCGATCATCGGAAAGAGGTGATATTCAGACGCACTCGGTTCGAGTTGAGACAAGCGGAGGAACGGGCCCACATTTTGGAGGGCCTTAAAATCGCTCTTGACCATCTGGACGAAGTTATTGCCCTAATCCGCTCTTCGTCGACCGTCCAGGAAGCGAGAACCGGCCTCATGGAGCACTTCGGACTGAGTGAAAGGCAGTCTACGGCGATTCTCGAGATGCGACTCCAGCGGTTGACGGGCATGGAGCGCGACAAAATCGAGCAGGAATACAATGAACTGCTTAAACAGATCGAGTATTTCAGGTCCGTACTGAACAGCGAACGACTGGTACTCAAGATCGCGTCCGACGAACTTTGTGAAATCAGAAAAAACTATTCGGACGAGCGTCGTACGGAGATCATTCCCGACACGGAAGAACTGGAGGTGGAGGATTTGATCGCCGAGGAGGACATGATTGTAACCATCAGCAACCGGGGATATATCAAGCGAAACGCTCTCAGTATCTATCGCGCCCAGCGGCGTGGAGGACGAGGCAAAACCGGCATGGAAACCTTGTCCGAAGATTTTGTCGAGCATCTGTTCATGGGGTCCACACACGATACGTTCCTCTTCTTCACCAATCTGGGGCGGGCCTACTGGTTGAAGGTGCATGAAATTCCGCAGGCGGGGCGTGTGGCCAAGGGCAAAGCGCTGGTCAATCTCCTCGCGCTCCAGCCGGGGGAGAGCATTGCCACCGTTTTGAACGTCGGGTCCTTCGAAGAAGATCGGTATATCATCATTGCCACGCGTAGGGGATTGGTCAAGAAAACCCCGCTCTCCGCGTACGCCAATCGACGGGCCAATGGCATTATAGCCATTGAAATCGACGAAAACGACGAACTCATTGCCGCACGAGTGACGAACGGCAGTCAACACGTCTTATTGGCCTCCAAGAAAGGCAAATGCGTCCGATTCAGAGAACAGGAAGCGAGATCCATGGGACGTGTGGCCAAAGGTGTAATCGGCATGCGTTTGGATGAAGGAGACGACGTAGTCGCCCTGCAGGTTCTGGACGAGCACGGGTCCGAAACCATTCTCACGGTTACTGAAAACGGATACGGCAAGCGAACGCCCAATGAATCGTATCGTGTTCAGGGCAGAGGGGGGAAAGGAATCATCGACATACGAACCACGGCGCGTAACGGCGACGTGATCGGTATGTCCATCGTCAGTGACCAGGACGATATCATGC